One window of the Lactococcus lactis genome contains the following:
- a CDS encoding Xaa-Pro dipeptidyl-peptidase, whose translation MRFNHFSIVDKNFDEQLAELDQLGFRWSVFWDEKKILKDFLIQSPTDMTVLQANTELDVIEFLKSSIELDWEIFWNIALQLLDFVPNFDFEIGKATEFAKKLNLPQRDVEMTTETIISAFYYLLCSRRKSGMILVEHWVSEGLLPLDNHYHFFNDKSLATFDSSLLEREVVWVESPVDTEQKGKNDLIKIQIIRPKSTEKLPVVMTASPYHLGINEKANDLALHEMNVDLEKKDSHKIHVQGKLPQKRPSETKELPIVDKAPYRFTHGWTYSLNDYFLTRGFASIYVAGVGTRGSNGFQTSGDYQQIYSMTAVIDWLNGRTRAYTSRKKTHEIKATWANGKVAMTGKSYLGTMAYGAATTGVDGLEVILAEAGISSWYNYYRENGLVRSPGGFPGEDLDVLAALTYSRNLDGADYLKGNAEYEKRLAEMTTALDRKSGDYNQFWHDRNYLINSDQVKADVLIVHGLQDWNVTPEQAYNFWQALPEGHAKHAFLHRGAHIYMNSWQSIDFSETINAYFSAKLLDRDLNLNLPPVILQENSKEQVWSAVSKFGGDDQLKLPLGKTAVSFAQFDNHYDDESFKKYSKDFNVFKKDLFENKANEAVIDLELPSELTINGPIELEIRLKLNDSKGLLSAQIIDFGPKKRLEDKARVKDFKVLDRGRNFMLDDLVELPLVESPYQLVTKGFTNLQNKDLLTVSDLKADEWFTLKFELQPTIYHLEKADKLRVILYSTDFEHTVRDNRKVTYEIDLSQSKLIIPIESVKK comes from the coding sequence ATGCGCTTTAATCATTTTTCAATTGTTGATAAAAACTTTGATGAACAACTAGCAGAACTTGATCAGCTTGGGTTTCGTTGGTCTGTTTTTTGGGATGAAAAGAAAATTTTAAAAGATTTTCTCATTCAAAGTCCTACTGATATGACTGTTTTACAAGCAAATACTGAGCTAGATGTCATTGAATTCTTAAAATCCTCTATTGAATTAGATTGGGAAATTTTCTGGAATATTGCTTTGCAACTTCTTGACTTTGTTCCAAATTTTGATTTTGAAATAGGAAAAGCAACTGAATTTGCTAAAAAACTTAATCTTCCACAAAGGGATGTTGAAATGACAACTGAAACTATCATCTCTGCTTTTTACTATTTACTTTGTAGCCGTCGTAAAAGCGGGATGATTCTTGTTGAACATTGGGTTTCAGAAGGTCTTCTTCCTTTGGATAATCACTATCACTTTTTCAATGACAAATCATTGGCAACTTTTGATTCTTCGCTCCTTGAACGTGAGGTAGTTTGGGTTGAAAGTCCAGTTGATACTGAGCAAAAAGGAAAAAATGACTTAATTAAAATTCAAATTATCCGTCCAAAAAGTACAGAAAAGCTTCCGGTTGTGATGACCGCAAGTCCTTATCATTTGGGAATCAATGAGAAAGCAAATGATTTAGCGCTTCATGAAATGAATGTTGATTTGGAAAAAAAGGACAGTCACAAAATTCATGTCCAAGGAAAGCTTCCACAAAAACGTCCATCTGAAACCAAAGAACTTCCTATTGTAGATAAAGCACCTTATCGCTTTACTCATGGTTGGACTTATTCTTTAAATGACTACTTTTTGACGCGTGGTTTTGCTTCTATTTATGTGGCTGGTGTTGGAACGCGTGGCTCAAATGGCTTCCAAACTTCAGGCGATTATCAGCAAATTTACAGTATGACTGCTGTCATTGATTGGTTAAATGGCCGAACTCGTGCCTATACTTCTCGTAAAAAGACGCATGAAATTAAGGCCACTTGGGCAAACGGAAAAGTAGCCATGACAGGAAAGTCATATTTAGGAACGATGGCTTATGGTGCTGCTACTACTGGAGTCGATGGACTTGAAGTCATCTTAGCTGAAGCTGGAATTTCTTCTTGGTATAATTACTATCGTGAGAATGGTCTTGTCCGTTCTCCTGGTGGCTTTCCTGGTGAAGATTTAGATGTGCTTGCTGCACTGACTTACTCACGAAATCTTGATGGTGCTGATTATTTAAAAGGAAATGCTGAATACGAAAAACGCTTAGCAGAAATGACCACTGCTTTAGACCGTAAGTCTGGTGATTATAATCAATTTTGGCATGACCGAAATTATTTAATCAATTCTGACCAAGTTAAAGCTGACGTCCTAATTGTTCACGGCTTACAAGACTGGAATGTTACACCCGAACAAGCTTATAATTTTTGGCAGGCTCTGCCAGAAGGTCATGCCAAGCATGCCTTTCTACATCGTGGGGCTCATATTTATATGAATTCTTGGCAATCCATTGATTTTTCTGAGACAATCAATGCTTATTTCTCTGCCAAATTATTAGATAGAGATTTAAATTTAAATCTTCCACCCGTTATTTTACAGGAAAATTCTAAAGAACAAGTTTGGTCAGCTGTCAGTAAATTTGGGGGCGATGACCAGCTCAAACTCCCTCTTGGGAAAACGGCGGTTTCTTTTGCTCAATTTGATAACCACTATGATGATGAAAGCTTCAAAAAGTATTCTAAAGATTTCAATGTCTTTAAAAAAGATTTATTTGAAAATAAAGCTAACGAAGCTGTCATTGATTTAGAACTTCCTTCTGAGTTAACAATTAATGGTCCAATTGAACTAGAAATCAGACTAAAATTAAATGATAGTAAAGGGCTCTTATCTGCTCAAATTATTGATTTTGGTCCCAAAAAACGGCTGGAAGATAAAGCAAGAGTAAAAGATTTTAAAGTTCTTGACCGTGGCCGAAACTTCATGTTAGATGATTTGGTTGAACTTCCTCTTGTCGAAAGTCCTTATCAGTTGGTCACTAAAGGATTTACCAATCTCCAAAACAAAGATTTACTGACGGTCAGTGATTTAAAAGCTGACGAATGGTTTACGCTCAAATTTGAACTACAACCAACGATTTATCATTTAGAAAAAGCGGATAAACTTCGGGTCATACTCTATAGTACTGACTTTGAACATACGGTTCGTGATAATCGTAAAGTGACTTACGAGATTGATTTATCTCAATCCAAACTCATTATTCCTATTGAAAGTGTGAAAAAATAA
- a CDS encoding CppA N-terminal domain-containing protein has product MSEIINHITAFQPVYRVLNREENLDFYREVLGFKVLVEEGAMVWLGGHEAKKDRFQLEESPGFRPVEGLKKHGQTVIKANSSEIEQLIVRNLDKISKVYKGKNGFAFSALSPEAELFLVTSDLLTDLSSLTEIDKSEIELEEDKTFKGLSDFEIIAMDLNVANQSIIEFYESVFGLKAINNQIEFPFVTLTFSVEESEDLAAGTDEVLDLEFLVFMIDKDFDLKDFAHQFSDVDGTYLDGSAKTFSLEVPDHVELWFVK; this is encoded by the coding sequence ATGAGCGAGATTATAAATCATATTACCGCTTTTCAACCAGTCTATCGTGTGCTTAACCGTGAAGAAAATTTAGATTTCTACCGTGAAGTGCTTGGCTTTAAAGTCTTGGTAGAAGAAGGCGCAATGGTATGGCTTGGTGGGCATGAAGCGAAAAAAGATCGGTTTCAATTAGAAGAATCACCAGGTTTTCGTCCTGTTGAAGGATTGAAAAAACACGGGCAAACGGTGATCAAAGCTAATTCATCTGAGATTGAGCAATTAATTGTTCGTAACTTGGACAAGATTTCTAAGGTCTATAAAGGAAAAAACGGCTTTGCTTTTTCAGCACTTTCGCCTGAAGCAGAACTTTTTTTGGTAACATCAGATTTACTGACAGATTTATCATCACTGACAGAAATTGATAAATCAGAAATTGAGCTTGAGGAAGATAAAACTTTTAAAGGTTTGTCAGATTTTGAAATTATAGCAATGGATTTGAATGTTGCTAACCAATCAATTATTGAATTTTATGAATCAGTTTTTGGTCTTAAAGCAATCAATAACCAAATTGAATTTCCTTTTGTAACTTTGACTTTTAGTGTTGAAGAAAGCGAAGATTTAGCTGCAGGAACCGATGAAGTACTTGACCTTGAGTTTTTAGTGTTCATGATTGATAAAGATTTTGATTTGAAAGATTTTGCTCATCAATTTTCTGATGTGGACGGAACATATTTGGATGGCTCAGCTAAAACTTTTTCATTAGAAGTTCCTGACCATGTAGAACTTTGGTTTGTAAAATAA
- a CDS encoding serine hydrolase domain-containing protein, translating into MKNQQEFLKIIEDYIECDVFPGVNFAIIEGEKVEEYLLGNSAIYPETIKLTQGKKWDLASLTKVVGTGTAVINLVLAGKLEIDAPLQKYYSKFTDRSVSLRQLLTHTSGIDPFIKNRDKLNAKELTEAINQIKVTDNKTFKYTDINFILLGFLLEEYYGESLDKIFYKQVFEDWKMTDTSFGPVENAVPTSQNIPVGTVHDPKAQVLKNHCGSAGLFSTMSDLILFSQAYFQEEKYLKLTKNYADGDKKRSLAWDLLGSNDDWLLHTGYTGTFLLINPRIKKAVVFLSNRVHLKDNREKWIEERDFLIKFLISHLTLDQDLNKKNCTV; encoded by the coding sequence ATGAAAAATCAACAAGAATTTTTAAAAATAATCGAAGATTATATTGAGTGTGACGTTTTCCCAGGTGTCAATTTCGCAATTATTGAAGGAGAAAAAGTCGAGGAGTATCTTTTAGGAAATTCAGCAATTTATCCTGAAACAATCAAGCTCACTCAGGGAAAAAAATGGGATTTAGCTTCTTTGACAAAAGTAGTGGGCACCGGAACAGCCGTCATTAATCTTGTCCTAGCAGGAAAGTTAGAAATTGATGCCCCTCTTCAAAAATATTATTCTAAATTTACTGACAGAAGCGTCAGCTTGCGGCAATTACTGACACACACTTCTGGTATTGATCCTTTCATAAAAAATAGAGATAAGCTAAACGCAAAAGAACTGACAGAAGCAATTAATCAGATTAAAGTTACTGACAATAAGACCTTCAAATATACAGATATTAATTTTATTTTACTAGGTTTTTTATTAGAAGAATATTATGGAGAAAGTCTAGATAAAATCTTTTACAAACAAGTATTTGAAGACTGGAAAATGACTGACACAAGTTTTGGACCAGTAGAAAATGCAGTACCAACAAGTCAAAACATCCCAGTAGGAACAGTTCATGACCCTAAAGCTCAAGTTTTAAAAAATCATTGTGGCTCAGCCGGCTTATTTTCAACGATGTCTGATTTAATTTTATTTAGTCAAGCTTATTTTCAAGAAGAAAAATATTTAAAGCTGACAAAAAATTATGCTGACGGAGATAAAAAAAGAAGTTTGGCTTGGGACTTACTCGGGTCAAATGATGATTGGTTGCTTCATACTGGTTATACCGGAACTTTTTTATTAATTAATCCTCGCATCAAAAAAGCAGTCGTTTTCTTATCAAATCGTGTCCATTTAAAAGATAATCGAGAAAAATGGATTGAAGAACGTGACTTCTTGATAAAATTTTTAATCAGCCATTTGACCTTAGATCAAGACTTAAATAAAAAGAACTGTACTGTTTAG
- a CDS encoding CPBP family intramembrane glutamic endopeptidase, with amino-acid sequence MFNIEKLQSLAKYRWVIVIILALLFSALSVSIFHLPFLMTALVLSIVGLIFAYHKSVWLVLFILSNLPMLATTIFAYQHHFTTLDTVIFFIIFLLTIISSYLIARKADIIPKISWKYFPPLKIIIGFALLFLVSILTGIFAQIINQSPTTSNQDSLNELQKVIPIAVFATQTLAAGFLEELVYRVGIFEVIFKNQKYFAFLTALLLFAYMHGPTDLYSWLTYGLMSLVLTSLYAKYRNFYLNMSVHLLWNLFGLVIALVLK; translated from the coding sequence ATGTTTAATATAGAAAAACTTCAATCATTAGCCAAATATCGTTGGGTAATTGTAATTATTTTGGCGCTACTTTTTTCAGCCTTATCTGTCAGTATTTTTCATTTGCCATTTTTAATGACAGCTCTCGTATTATCGATTGTTGGATTAATTTTTGCTTATCACAAATCAGTTTGGTTGGTGCTCTTTATTTTATCTAACTTACCAATGCTTGCGACAACCATTTTTGCTTATCAGCACCATTTCACAACCTTAGATACCGTCATCTTTTTCATTATCTTTTTACTTACGATTATTTCTTCTTATCTGATTGCTCGTAAAGCTGATATTATCCCTAAAATAAGTTGGAAATATTTTCCTCCTTTAAAAATAATAATTGGTTTTGCTTTGCTTTTTCTGGTCTCTATTCTGACAGGAATTTTTGCTCAAATTATCAATCAAAGTCCAACAACCAGTAATCAAGATTCACTAAACGAATTACAAAAAGTGATTCCAATTGCTGTCTTTGCGACCCAAACACTTGCTGCTGGTTTTTTAGAGGAACTTGTTTATCGGGTAGGAATTTTTGAAGTCATTTTCAAAAATCAAAAATATTTTGCTTTTTTAACGGCATTGCTCCTTTTTGCTTACATGCATGGTCCTACTGACCTCTATAGTTGGTTAACTTACGGTTTAATGAGTCTTGTGCTTACCAGTCTTTATGCTAAATATCGCAATTTTTATCTTAACATGAGTGTCCATCTTCTTTGGAATCTCTTTGGGTTAGTAATTGCGCTTGTGCTTAAATAA
- the gla gene encoding aquaglyceroporin Gla: protein MDVTWTVKYITEFVGTALLIIMGNGAVANVELKGTKAHAQSWMIIGWGYGLGVMLPAVAFGNITSQINPAFTLGLAASGLFPWAHVAQYIIAQVLGAMFGQLLIVMVYRPYYLKTQNPNAILGTFSTIDNVDDNDEKTRLGATINGFLNEFVGSFVLFFGAVAATNIFFGSQSITWMTNYLKGQGADVSSSDIMNQIWVQASGASASKMVAHLFLGFLVMGLVVALGGPTGPGLNPARDFGPRLVHSLLPKSVLGEAKGSSKWWYAWVPVLAPILASLAAVALFKMIYL from the coding sequence ATGGATGTTACATGGACAGTGAAATATATCACTGAATTTGTCGGAACTGCGCTACTCATCATCATGGGTAATGGTGCGGTTGCCAACGTTGAACTTAAAGGTACAAAAGCTCACGCACAATCTTGGATGATTATTGGTTGGGGTTATGGACTTGGTGTAATGCTACCAGCAGTTGCTTTCGGTAATATTACTTCACAAATTAATCCAGCTTTCACACTTGGACTTGCAGCCTCAGGACTTTTTCCTTGGGCACATGTTGCTCAATATATTATTGCGCAAGTTTTAGGTGCGATGTTTGGACAATTATTGATTGTTATGGTTTATCGCCCATACTATCTTAAAACACAAAATCCAAATGCTATTCTTGGAACTTTCTCAACAATCGATAATGTTGATGACAATGATGAAAAAACTCGTTTGGGAGCCACAATTAATGGTTTCTTGAATGAATTTGTTGGATCATTCGTCTTGTTCTTCGGAGCAGTTGCTGCGACAAATATCTTCTTTGGTAGTCAATCAATTACTTGGATGACAAACTACTTGAAAGGTCAAGGAGCAGATGTTTCTTCATCAGACATTATGAATCAGATTTGGGTTCAAGCCTCAGGAGCTTCAGCTTCTAAAATGGTTGCTCACTTATTCTTAGGATTCCTTGTTATGGGACTTGTAGTCGCTCTTGGCGGTCCTACAGGACCTGGTTTGAATCCAGCGCGTGACTTTGGTCCACGTTTGGTTCACAGTCTCTTACCAAAATCAGTTTTGGGTGAAGCAAAAGGTTCTTCTAAATGGTGGTATGCATGGGTTCCAGTTTTGGCACCAATTCTTGCATCACTTGCAGCCGTAGCTCTATTTAAAATGATTTATCTTTAA